The Eriocheir sinensis breed Jianghai 21 chromosome 24, ASM2467909v1, whole genome shotgun sequence genome contains a region encoding:
- the LOC127002977 gene encoding mRNA-capping enzyme-like — protein MSGGGGDRSGPGPIPPRWLLCPRKSQTLIGGKFLVFKTPLSSKFDDQVPPEHRFSPEMLFDSMKSYKVKIGLWVDLTNTKRFYDSSDIENAGARYVKLKCRGHGECPNQEQVNLFTDICEKFIRKTPLEIIGVHCTHGFNRSGFMIASYFINKHDWGVDFAISEFAKARAPGIYKADYLRVMYERSGDNPNEAPPPPPLPDWCNEFDDSTGDDGDAPKGSGGGGGGGGRKRERQKKDPTFMEGISGVTPITDNPKLRDLQKRIQQMCNWGSTGFPGCQPVSMDMENLLLLGEKPYRVSWKADGTRYMMLIAGRREVYLADRDHCIFQAPEVEFRQKHDLMIHLSDTLVDGEMVIDTDPKTGVKYPRYLIYDAIRIQGRDVLQDTFHMRYERIMTDIILPRNAAIEKGLLNKQKEPFGVRRKEFWEATVHWTYKLLSQEFQSKLCHEPDGLIFQPEPDPYTTGRCDHVLKWKPASHNSVDFKCKIVKKGGEGLLTETVGELWVGGLNQPFAMMKATKQLREYNNRIIECKFENNRWVFMRERTDKSFPNSYTTAVAVCNSIKNPVTKDILMKYLNTEGYKKKDEDLMPPPAPAPKKQKVS, from the exons ATGTCGGGGGGAGGCGGGGACAGGTCGGGGCCGGGGCCCATCCCACCGCGATGGCTGCTCTGCCCCAGGAAGAGCCAGACCCTCATCGGCGGCAAGTTCCTCGTGTTTAAAACTCCGCTCAGCTCGAAGTTTGACGATCAGGTACCCCCAGAGCACAGGTTTTCTCCGGAGATGCTCTTCGACTCCATGAAGAGCTACAAG GTCAAAATTGGGCTGTGGGTGGACCTGACCAACACTAAGAGGTTTTACGACAGTTCCGACATTGAGAACGCCGGGGCTCGCTACGTCAAGCTCAAATGCCGGGGCCACGGGGAGTGCCCCAACCAGGAGCAGGTCAACTTGTTCACCGACATCTGCGAAAAGTTCATCAGAAAAACTCCATTAGAGATCATTG GTGTTCACTGCACTCATGGCTTCAATCGCTCTGGGTTCATGATTGCTTCCTACTTCATCAACAAACATGACTGGGGCGTGGACTTTGCCATCAGCGAGTTTGCCAAggccag GGCCCCGGGCATCTACAAAGCTGACTACCTGCGGGTCATGTACGAGAGGTCGGGAGACAACCCCAATGAagcgcctcctccccctcccctccctgactGGTGTAATG AGTTTGACGACAGCACTGGCGACGACGGTGACGCCCCCaaaggcagcggtggtggtggcgggggtgggggcaGGAAGAGGGAGCGGCAGAAGAAGGACCCGACTTTCATGGAGGGGATCTCGGGTGTCACCCCCATCACTGACAACCCCAAGCTGAGGGACCTGCAGAAGCGGATACAACAGATGTGCAACTGGGGCAG CACTGGGTTTCCAGGGTGCCAGCCAGTGAGCATGGACATGGAGAACCTGTTGCTTTTAGGGGAGAAGCCGTACCGTGTGTCCTGGAAGGCAGACGGCACCAGGTACATGATGCTAATAG CTGGGCGTCGCGAGGTGTACCTGGCAGACCGGGACCACTGCATCTTCCAGGCGCCAGAGGTGGAGTTCAGACAGAAGCACGACCTCATGATCCACCTCTCTGACACTTTAGTTGACGGG GAGATGGTGATCGACACCGACCCCAAGACGGGCGTGAAGTACCCGCGCTACCTCATCTATGACGCGATCAGAATCCAGGGCCGGGACGTCTTGCAGGACACCTTCCACATGAGATATGAACGCATCATG ACGGACATCATTCTGCCAAGGAACGCAGCGATCGAGAAGGGTCTCCTCAACAAGCAGAAGGAGCCGTTTGGGGTGCGGCGGAAGGAGTTTTGGGAGGCCACCGTGCACTGGACCTACAAGCTACTCAGCCAGGAATTCCAAAGCAAACTGTGTCACGAGCCTGATGGTCTTATATTCCAGCCTGAACCAGAC CCGTACACAACTGGGAGGTGCGACCACGTCCTGAAGTGGAAGCCTGCCAGCCATAACTCAGTCGACTTCAAGTGTAAGATTGTGAAGAAGGGAGGCGAAGG GCTACTCACAGAGACAGTTGGGGAGCTCTGGGTGGGGGGCCTAAACCAACCCTTTGCCATGATGAAGGCCACCAAACAGCTACGAGAATACAACAACCGGATCATCGAGTGCAAGTTTGAGAATAACCGCTGGGTATTCATGAGGGAAAGGACGGACAAGTCTTTCCCTAACAGTTACACTACTGCTGTCG CGGTGTGCAACAGTATAAAGAACCCCGTGACCAAGGACATCCTCATGAAGTACCTCAACACGGAGGGCTacaagaagaaggacgaggatcTCATGCCGCCGCCCGCCCCCGCCCCCAAGAAGCAGAAGGTCTCCTAG